A section of the Flavobacterium sp. CG_23.5 genome encodes:
- the tyrS gene encoding tyrosine--tRNA ligase has translation MKNFIEEVTWRGMLHDVMPGTEEHLTGQMRVAYVGIDPTADSLHIGHLVGVMLLKHFQLSGHKPLALVGGATGMIGDPSGKSNERNLLDEATLRHNQEAIKGQLARFLDFTSDAPNAAELVNNYDWMKNFSFLDFIRDIGKHITVNYMMSKDSVKKRLSSEAAEGMSFTEFTYQLVQGYDFLHLYKNKNCTLQMGGSDQWGNITTGTELVRRIASGKAYALTCPLITKADGTKFGKSEGGNIWLDSARTSPYKFYQYWLNTSDVDAEKYIKIFTFLSKEEIEVLTEKHREAPHLRLLQKRLADEITIMVHSAEDLENAVKASNILFGNSTSDDLKQLDEATFLDVFDGVPQAEISRNEIETGINIVDVLNEKTGFMKSNGEARRALTANSISVNREKVAEDFVLSTKDLINNQFVLLQSGKKNYFVVRVK, from the coding sequence ATGAAGAATTTTATTGAAGAAGTGACTTGGAGAGGAATGCTCCACGATGTTATGCCCGGCACAGAAGAACATTTGACGGGACAAATGCGTGTGGCGTATGTGGGAATTGACCCAACTGCCGATTCATTGCATATAGGACATTTAGTAGGTGTAATGTTATTGAAACATTTTCAATTATCCGGACACAAACCATTAGCGTTAGTGGGTGGTGCAACAGGAATGATTGGTGATCCATCAGGGAAATCGAATGAAAGAAATTTATTAGATGAAGCGACTTTGCGTCACAACCAAGAAGCTATAAAAGGACAATTGGCTCGTTTTCTGGATTTTACTTCTGATGCGCCAAATGCAGCTGAATTAGTGAATAATTACGACTGGATGAAGAACTTTTCTTTTCTGGATTTCATTCGGGATATTGGAAAGCACATTACGGTAAATTACATGATGTCTAAAGATTCAGTAAAGAAACGTTTGTCTTCTGAAGCTGCCGAAGGAATGTCATTTACGGAGTTTACCTATCAATTGGTTCAAGGATATGACTTTTTGCATTTGTACAAAAATAAAAATTGTACGCTGCAAATGGGCGGAAGTGACCAATGGGGAAACATCACTACAGGAACTGAATTAGTTCGTAGAATAGCCAGTGGAAAAGCGTATGCGTTGACTTGTCCGTTGATTACTAAAGCGGATGGAACCAAGTTTGGAAAATCAGAAGGCGGAAATATCTGGTTGGATTCTGCCAGAACTTCTCCGTATAAATTTTACCAATATTGGTTGAATACTTCGGATGTTGATGCAGAAAAATACATTAAGATTTTCACATTTTTATCGAAAGAGGAAATTGAGGTTTTAACTGAGAAACATCGAGAAGCACCACATTTACGTTTATTGCAAAAACGTTTGGCAGACGAAATTACAATAATGGTACATTCTGCAGAAGATTTAGAAAATGCGGTAAAAGCTTCGAATATTTTGTTCGGAAATTCTACTTCAGATGATCTGAAACAATTAGATGAAGCGACTTTTTTAGATGTTTTTGATGGTGTTCCGCAAGCGGAAATCTCAAGAAATGAAATTGAAACCGGAATCAATATAGTTGATGTTTTAAACGAAAAAACTGGTTTTATGAAGTCGAATGGTGAAGCGAGACGTGCATTGACAGCTAATTCTATTTCGGTAAACCGAGAAAAAGTTGCCGAAGATTTTGTGCTTTCGACGAAAGATTTGATTAATAATCAGTTTGTGCTTTTGCAAAGCGGTAAGAAAAATTATTTTGTGGTTCGGGTTAAATAA
- a CDS encoding TonB-dependent receptor: MKFRILFIALLITTFSFSQTKGTVAGILTDKDANNQSLPFANVLIKGTKIGTNTDIDGKYSLPVAPGDYTIMFSFVGYESVEVPVTVTANETTTISKALGSGSYKLEDVVVKSTVNRQKETALLLDQKNAVEIKQTIGVQELSRKGVSDVATAVTKTTGITKQEGSGNIFVRGLGDRYNSTTMNGLPIPSNDPEKKNLNLEIFNTDIVEYISIDKVYSGNIYGDFAGGNVDIISKDYKGSGFLKLEIGSKVNSNAIAEDNFKLQKGFNGFGFTNKSIPSNALTQYNYSSLQLKDYTPIATSFGISGGKSFDIGSEGKLSFFATASFNNDFSSKSNGSAKASVNGNGVANKNFADFSEMEYETNTTGMANIGYKINNNNKLSFNTLYINTSTQSKEEYYGYIVDIANDGNGLIRRFNYEKNSLWINQILGNHKIGDRSKLNWGLSYNIIDGNMPDRSQNIFRKEATGYQLSSISAPDNHRYFQKLKEDELAANASYDYKFNKDEAGDFLGKVTFGLNERIKSRGFQATQFNIKATAGNTNTIVDPTNLDLFYNQDNFNNGNFNIATFRGNAQVFNALDPQTYGGDQTIHAAFVNTEYKFKKLTAVLGLRGEQITQKVSWNTQLGAIGNDKLEKTAFLPSLVMKYELNDKQNLRLGLSKTYTLPQFKERAPFIYEEVLQVKVGNKDLYASDDYNFDLKWEMFPKSDELISVTAFGKYILNPMNEVTVSSSSNDISYINTGDYGYVAGAEAEYRKQLLNIDSDNAKKLSAGINASYLYSNQELNSAKVNNETDFQVDFTNTKGKFTGASNLLLNADLTLFNEWNNKNRNLTTTVAYTYFSDRVNAIGTSGKGDLVDKAFGSLDFITKSKLSEKFGLGLVVKNILDPVIKRVQENFNGDVNVLSYKKGMTFSLNLNYQF, encoded by the coding sequence ATGAAATTCAGAATATTGTTTATAGCATTACTGATTACAACTTTTTCTTTTTCGCAAACTAAAGGTACAGTTGCTGGAATCCTAACAGACAAGGACGCTAACAATCAATCATTGCCTTTTGCAAACGTACTTATAAAAGGAACCAAAATAGGAACCAATACTGATATTGACGGAAAGTACAGTCTTCCTGTAGCACCCGGAGACTATACGATTATGTTCAGTTTTGTTGGTTATGAATCGGTCGAAGTTCCTGTAACGGTTACCGCAAATGAAACCACAACAATTAGTAAAGCATTAGGATCCGGAAGTTATAAGCTAGAGGATGTAGTGGTAAAAAGTACGGTAAACAGACAAAAAGAAACTGCATTGCTGTTAGACCAAAAAAATGCTGTCGAAATAAAACAAACCATCGGGGTGCAAGAGCTCTCCCGAAAAGGAGTAAGCGATGTCGCTACTGCTGTTACTAAAACTACCGGTATTACTAAGCAAGAAGGTTCTGGAAATATATTTGTAAGAGGTCTTGGTGACCGTTACAACTCTACAACGATGAATGGATTACCAATTCCATCTAACGATCCAGAGAAGAAAAACTTAAATCTTGAAATCTTCAATACAGATATTGTTGAATACATTTCTATTGATAAAGTTTATAGCGGAAATATTTATGGTGACTTTGCCGGAGGTAACGTTGATATTATTTCAAAAGACTATAAAGGGAGTGGATTCTTAAAATTAGAAATTGGTTCTAAAGTAAACTCTAATGCTATTGCAGAAGATAACTTTAAACTACAAAAGGGATTTAACGGATTTGGATTTACAAACAAATCAATTCCAAGCAATGCCCTAACACAATACAACTATAGTTCTCTTCAATTGAAAGATTACACTCCAATAGCGACTTCTTTTGGAATTTCAGGAGGAAAATCATTTGACATAGGTTCCGAAGGAAAACTTAGCTTTTTTGCAACCGCTTCCTTTAACAACGATTTTAGTTCAAAAAGTAACGGATCAGCAAAAGCAAGTGTTAATGGTAATGGAGTTGCCAATAAAAACTTTGCAGACTTCAGTGAAATGGAATACGAAACTAATACTACCGGAATGGCAAATATTGGTTACAAAATAAACAACAACAACAAACTAAGTTTCAATACGCTTTACATCAATACCTCAACACAATCAAAAGAAGAGTATTATGGATATATTGTAGATATTGCCAATGATGGAAACGGTTTAATTCGTCGTTTTAACTATGAAAAAAATAGTTTATGGATTAACCAAATATTAGGTAATCATAAAATAGGGGACCGTTCTAAACTAAACTGGGGACTTTCATACAATATCATTGATGGAAACATGCCTGACAGAAGTCAAAACATTTTCAGAAAAGAAGCAACCGGTTATCAATTATCAAGCATCTCAGCTCCTGACAACCACAGGTATTTTCAAAAATTAAAAGAAGACGAATTAGCTGCGAACGCATCTTATGATTACAAATTCAATAAAGATGAAGCAGGTGATTTCCTAGGAAAAGTTACTTTTGGTCTAAACGAGAGAATCAAATCAAGAGGTTTTCAAGCGACGCAATTCAATATTAAAGCAACCGCTGGTAATACTAATACTATTGTTGACCCTACTAACTTAGATTTATTTTACAACCAAGATAATTTCAATAATGGGAACTTTAACATCGCAACTTTCCGTGGAAACGCTCAAGTATTCAACGCTCTAGACCCTCAAACTTATGGAGGGGATCAAACGATACACGCTGCTTTTGTTAACACGGAATACAAATTCAAGAAATTAACAGCTGTTCTAGGCTTAAGAGGTGAACAAATAACTCAAAAAGTAAGTTGGAACACACAACTAGGTGCAATAGGAAATGACAAATTAGAAAAAACAGCTTTCTTACCTAGTTTAGTTATGAAATATGAATTGAATGACAAACAAAACTTACGCTTAGGATTAAGCAAAACCTATACACTTCCCCAATTTAAAGAAAGAGCACCATTTATTTATGAAGAAGTGCTACAAGTAAAAGTAGGTAATAAAGATCTATACGCGTCTGATGATTATAATTTCGATTTAAAATGGGAAATGTTCCCTAAAAGTGATGAGTTAATTTCAGTAACAGCTTTTGGTAAATACATCTTAAACCCAATGAATGAGGTAACAGTTTCTTCCTCATCTAATGACATCTCATACATAAACACTGGTGATTACGGATATGTTGCGGGTGCCGAAGCAGAATACAGAAAACAACTTTTGAACATCGATTCAGATAATGCCAAAAAACTTTCTGCCGGAATCAATGCTTCTTATTTATACAGCAATCAAGAATTAAATTCAGCGAAGGTAAATAACGAAACAGATTTCCAAGTTGATTTTACAAACACAAAAGGAAAATTTACGGGAGCATCTAATTTATTATTAAACGCCGACTTAACATTGTTTAACGAATGGAATAATAAAAACAGAAATCTTACCACAACTGTAGCATATACTTACTTTTCAGATAGAGTTAATGCCATTGGAACAAGTGGAAAAGGGGATCTAGTTGACAAAGCTTTTGGTTCATTAGACTTTATTACTAAATCAAAATTAAGTGAAAAATTCGGGCTAGGACTTGTAGTGAAAAACATTTTAGATCCAGTTATAAAAAGAGTCCAAGAAAACTTTAATGGAGATGTCAATGTATTATCTTATAAAAAAGGAATGACATTTAGTTTAAACTTGAACTACCAATTCTAA
- a CDS encoding phosphate ABC transporter substrate-binding protein, with the protein MKTNSLKLAAAVLLIVLTIGCKSDETKKITVKGSDTMVILSQKWAEAFMKTNPKTIIQVTGGGSGVGIAALLNGSTDIANASRPMKPSEIDKLKEKYKVSGVEVPCAKDGLSIFLNKENPVSELTIEQLGNIFSGKITNWKEVGGEDQTIRLYGRESSSGTFDFFKEHVVKTDFSPKCQTLPGTAAIVNAVKKDKYGIGYGGAAYAEGVKDCKVKQDTASEGVMPTAATIKDKTYPISRFLYMYLKSAPTGETKAFVDWILSPAGQKMVEEVGYYPLN; encoded by the coding sequence ATGAAAACAAATAGTTTAAAATTAGCAGCAGCCGTCTTATTAATTGTTTTAACCATAGGTTGCAAATCGGATGAAACTAAAAAGATAACAGTAAAAGGATCAGACACCATGGTGATTTTATCACAAAAATGGGCTGAGGCATTTATGAAAACAAATCCAAAAACTATAATTCAGGTAACGGGAGGCGGTTCCGGTGTAGGAATTGCAGCGTTGCTAAATGGTTCAACAGATATTGCTAATGCAAGTCGTCCTATGAAACCATCTGAAATAGATAAGTTAAAGGAGAAATATAAAGTTAGCGGTGTTGAAGTACCTTGTGCGAAAGATGGTTTGTCTATTTTTCTAAATAAAGAAAATCCAGTTTCGGAACTTACTATTGAGCAATTGGGAAATATTTTTTCTGGTAAAATTACAAATTGGAAAGAAGTAGGTGGCGAAGATCAAACTATCAGATTGTATGGTAGAGAAAGTAGTTCAGGTACTTTTGATTTTTTCAAAGAACATGTTGTAAAAACAGACTTTTCACCTAAATGTCAAACCTTGCCAGGAACTGCTGCAATTGTTAATGCAGTTAAGAAAGACAAATACGGAATTGGTTATGGTGGTGCAGCTTATGCTGAAGGAGTAAAAGATTGTAAAGTAAAACAAGATACTGCAAGTGAAGGAGTTATGCCGACAGCCGCAACTATAAAAGATAAAACGTATCCAATTTCAAGATTTTTATATATGTATCTAAAATCAGCTCCAACAGGTGAAACTAAAGCTTTTGTAGATTGGATTTTGAGCCCTGCAGGTCAAAAAATGGTTGAAGAAGTGGGCTATTATCCTTTAAATTAA
- a CDS encoding response regulator transcription factor, whose protein sequence is MKKRNTKILLVDDEPDILEIVGYNLAQEGYQIVTAANGKEAVAKAKKELPDLIIMDVMMPEMDGMEACENIRKIPELNNVIITFLTARSEDYSQVAGFDAGADDYITKPIKPKLLVSKVKALLRRLKEQEQNSETLNVGGIEINREEYKIVKDNVEIALPRKEFELFYLLASKPGKVFKRDEILDKVWGNEVVVGGRTIDVHIRKLREKIGEDFFKTIKGVGYKFEVL, encoded by the coding sequence ATGAAAAAAAGAAACACGAAGATTTTACTCGTTGATGATGAGCCGGATATTCTGGAAATTGTGGGGTACAATCTGGCTCAAGAAGGGTATCAAATTGTTACGGCGGCAAACGGAAAGGAAGCTGTCGCAAAAGCCAAAAAAGAATTGCCGGATCTTATCATAATGGATGTGATGATGCCGGAGATGGATGGAATGGAGGCGTGTGAAAACATTAGAAAAATACCGGAATTGAATAATGTAATCATTACTTTCTTGACGGCAAGAAGCGAAGACTATTCACAGGTGGCCGGTTTTGATGCTGGTGCAGACGATTATATTACAAAGCCCATTAAACCAAAATTACTAGTGAGTAAAGTGAAGGCTTTGTTGCGACGTTTAAAAGAACAAGAACAGAATAGCGAAACACTTAATGTAGGGGGAATCGAAATAAATCGGGAAGAATATAAAATAGTAAAGGATAATGTAGAAATAGCATTGCCTCGAAAAGAGTTTGAGTTGTTTTACTTATTGGCTTCCAAACCAGGAAAAGTATTCAAACGGGACGAAATTCTTGACAAAGTTTGGGGTAATGAAGTGGTTGTGGGCGGAAGAACAATAGACGTCCATATTAGAAAATTACGGGAAAAAATTGGAGAAGATTTTTTCAAAACTATTAAAGGAGTAGGGTATAAATTTGAAGTTTTATAG
- a CDS encoding sensor histidine kinase: MKISFKKTYKFAVKSALYISLFATGFVMFLVTILFHTTVHNLWLFGAIFIFSIYVFSFLVLQYRVERFIYRRVKKIYDEVSLLESSSFINKPITTDMETLSREVKKFATDKKLEIELLQVREEYRREFLGNVSHELKTPLFTVQGYLSTLLDGAMEDKTIRKKYLKRAEKGVERLIYIVEDLDMITKLEAGDLNLEISQFDIVDLIQNVFDLLEMKADKKKITLAFENYYIQPIFVTGDKDKIQQVIENLIVNSIKYGKEGGMTEVAIVNLTNKKVLVRITDNGEGIEKQNISRLFERFYRVNKSGSRSEGGSGLGLAIVKHIIEAHKEKIYVESEFGIGSEFSFTVEKAGLKKIEIDLK, from the coding sequence ATGAAAATAAGTTTTAAGAAAACCTATAAGTTCGCTGTAAAATCAGCTTTGTACATTAGTCTTTTTGCCACTGGATTTGTCATGTTTTTAGTGACTATACTGTTCCATACTACGGTACATAATTTATGGTTATTTGGAGCAATTTTCATCTTTAGTATTTATGTTTTTTCATTCTTGGTCTTGCAATATAGAGTGGAACGATTCATTTACCGACGTGTAAAAAAAATCTACGATGAGGTTTCATTATTGGAATCCAGTAGTTTTATCAACAAGCCCATAACCACAGATATGGAGACTTTGTCTAGGGAAGTGAAGAAATTTGCTACAGATAAAAAATTAGAAATCGAATTACTCCAAGTAAGAGAGGAATACAGAAGAGAATTTCTAGGCAATGTTTCGCATGAGTTAAAAACACCTTTGTTTACCGTGCAAGGGTATTTGTCTACACTTCTAGATGGAGCGATGGAGGATAAGACTATTCGAAAAAAATATTTAAAACGAGCCGAAAAAGGAGTCGAGAGATTAATCTACATCGTAGAAGATTTAGATATGATTACTAAACTCGAAGCAGGCGATTTGAATTTGGAAATTTCTCAATTTGATATTGTTGATCTGATTCAGAATGTTTTCGATTTATTAGAAATGAAGGCAGATAAAAAGAAAATCACTCTTGCATTTGAGAATTATTATATCCAACCCATTTTTGTAACAGGAGACAAAGATAAAATACAGCAGGTTATCGAAAATTTGATTGTAAACTCCATAAAATACGGAAAGGAAGGCGGTATGACTGAAGTAGCCATTGTAAACCTAACGAATAAAAAAGTACTGGTTCGAATAACCGATAATGGTGAAGGAATTGAAAAACAAAATATTTCAAGGCTTTTTGAACGTTTTTATCGTGTAAATAAGAGTGGTTCACGCTCAGAAGGAGGTTCGGGATTGGGGCTTGCCATTGTAAAACATATTATAGAAGCACATAAAGAAAAAATCTATGTGGAAAGTGAATTTGGAATCGGGTCTGAATTTTCATTTACAGTGGAGAAAGCCGGATTAAAAAAAATAGAAATCGATTTGAAATAA
- a CDS encoding phosphate ABC transporter substrate-binding protein: protein MKTTKIKLAAILLVVMAVGVSFTALNKITVKGSDTMVILSQKWAEVYMQKHPGASIQVTGGGSGVGLAALINGSTDIANSSRPIKATEVEKLKARYSTLGVEIPCAKDGLSVYLNKANGVSELTIKQIGLIFAGKITNWKQVGGVDANIRLYGRESSSGTFAFFKDNVVKTDYSPSCQTLPGTAAIVNAVKKDKLGIGYGGAAYAEGVKDCKVKKDDKSPGVYPTAETIKNKTYPISRYLYMYLKSRPTGETKAFVDWILSAEGQKLVVETGYFPVK, encoded by the coding sequence ATGAAAACAACAAAAATTAAATTAGCAGCTATACTATTGGTTGTTATGGCAGTAGGAGTTTCTTTTACCGCATTGAATAAAATTACAGTAAAAGGTTCTGACACTATGGTTATTTTGTCACAAAAATGGGCTGAGGTTTATATGCAAAAACATCCAGGTGCTTCAATTCAAGTAACTGGTGGTGGTTCTGGAGTAGGTCTTGCAGCTTTAATAAATGGATCAACTGATATTGCAAATTCAAGTCGTCCAATTAAAGCTACTGAAGTTGAAAAATTAAAAGCAAGATACAGTACATTAGGTGTTGAGATTCCTTGTGCAAAAGACGGATTGTCTGTTTATTTAAACAAAGCAAATGGAGTTTCTGAATTAACGATTAAACAAATCGGGTTAATTTTTGCAGGAAAAATTACAAATTGGAAACAAGTAGGTGGTGTCGATGCAAATATTAGATTATACGGTAGAGAAAGCAGTTCAGGTACTTTTGCTTTTTTCAAAGATAATGTAGTAAAAACAGATTATTCTCCAAGTTGTCAAACATTGCCGGGAACTGCAGCAATTGTAAATGCCGTTAAGAAAGATAAATTAGGAATTGGTTACGGTGGTGCTGCTTATGCTGAAGGTGTAAAAGACTGTAAAGTAAAAAAAGACGATAAAAGTCCTGGTGTTTATCCAACAGCAGAAACGATTAAAAATAAAACATATCCAATTTCTAGATACTTATACATGTATTTAAAATCAAGACCAACAGGGGAAACAAAAGCTTTTGTTGATTGGATTTTAAGTGCGGAGGGTCAAAAACTAGTTGTTGAAACAGGGTATTTCCCAGTAAAATAA
- the pstC gene encoding phosphate ABC transporter permease subunit PstC, producing MDSQFPNKQNFTKESLKKQFRLSEFLAEKIISSVAFLSIAIIILIFVFVFKESLPIFNFGKDTKAKTEQVNTSSSESKPESYGAAPADDLKPETYGSEPVTQEDLKPETYGSEPVTQEDLKPETYGSEPVTQEDLKPETYGDVKAEPAVSSSTEEKTEVAAENNEGSDKTWSTFLTTEWVPVSEHPRFGLISLLIGTLKVTIISMLIAGPIAVLAALYTSCFASPRAKEIIKPIIEMLAAFPSVVIGFFALMVMATFFQDIFGYESRLNAFIGGVAMALAAIPIIYTISEDALSSIPKTFTEASLALGASKWQTAFFVILPAATPGIFAALLLGIGRVFGETMIVLMATGNAALSSLNPFESVRTFAATIGSEMAETVFGETHYSVLFFIGSLLFIFSFALNAVAEFYVKGKLIKKFQGK from the coding sequence ATGGATTCCCAATTTCCAAATAAACAAAATTTCACAAAAGAAAGCCTAAAAAAACAATTTAGACTTTCTGAATTTCTTGCAGAAAAAATTATTTCATCAGTTGCTTTCTTATCGATAGCCATCATTATTCTTATTTTTGTTTTTGTTTTTAAAGAGTCGCTGCCTATTTTTAATTTTGGTAAAGACACAAAAGCAAAAACGGAACAAGTCAATACGTCTTCTTCTGAATCAAAGCCTGAATCTTATGGAGCGGCGCCTGCCGATGATTTAAAACCAGAAACATATGGTTCAGAGCCAGTAACTCAGGAAGATTTGAAACCCGAGACCTACGGTTCAGAACCCGTAACTCAAGAGGATTTAAAGCCAGAAACCTACGGTTCTGAACCCGTAACGCAGGAAGATTTAAAACCAGAAACCTATGGTGATGTGAAAGCAGAGCCGGCAGTTTCAAGCAGCACAGAAGAAAAAACTGAAGTTGCAGCAGAAAACAATGAAGGTTCAGATAAAACTTGGAGTACTTTTTTAACTACAGAATGGGTACCCGTTTCGGAACATCCTAGATTTGGTTTAATTTCTTTATTGATTGGTACTTTGAAAGTGACTATAATCTCTATGCTTATTGCTGGTCCTATAGCAGTTTTAGCAGCGTTATACACGTCTTGTTTTGCTTCACCAAGGGCTAAAGAAATTATCAAACCAATTATTGAAATGCTTGCTGCGTTTCCATCAGTTGTTATTGGGTTTTTTGCATTAATGGTAATGGCTACATTTTTTCAAGATATATTTGGATATGAATCTAGATTAAATGCTTTTATTGGTGGTGTCGCAATGGCATTAGCAGCGATTCCTATTATTTATACTATTTCTGAGGATGCGCTGTCTTCTATACCAAAAACATTTACCGAAGCAAGTTTAGCATTGGGAGCCAGTAAATGGCAAACTGCTTTTTTTGTTATTTTGCCAGCCGCTACACCAGGAATATTTGCAGCTTTACTTTTAGGAATTGGTCGAGTTTTTGGAGAAACAATGATTGTACTTATGGCTACTGGAAATGCAGCGCTATCATCACTAAACCCATTTGAAAGTGTACGAACATTTGCAGCTACAATCGGTTCAGAAATGGCCGAAACTGTTTTTGGAGAAACTCATTATAGCGTTTTATTCTTCATAGGGTCATTGCTTTTCATTTTTTCATTTGCATTAAATGCCGTTGCAGAATTTTATGTAAAAGGTAAATTAATCAAAAAATTTCAAGGTAAATAA
- a CDS encoding acyl transferase — MITTTDIFAISTQKQFEKAALKTFRFQYENNLVYREFCDFLKTDSHQVKSLQQIPFLPIQFFKSHPVVSNSNPIQATFTSSGTTGMITSKHLVTDVSIYEESYRKGFSQFYGNIENYVVLALLPSYLEREGSSLIYMVEDLIQLSNHPESGFYLHNHDELIAKLMALDQAGQNVILIGVTYALLDLIEKHTFQLQNTIIMETGGMKGKRKEMIREELHEQLCKGFGVSAIHSEYGMTELLSQAYSLGDGVFECPSWMQILVRDTEDALTYIQDGKTGGINVIDLANINSCSFIATQDLGKKNPNNSFEVLGRFDNSDIRGCNLMVI, encoded by the coding sequence TTGATTACAACTACCGATATATTTGCCATTTCGACTCAAAAGCAATTTGAAAAAGCAGCCTTAAAAACGTTTCGGTTTCAATATGAAAACAACCTAGTATATCGGGAATTTTGTGATTTTCTAAAAACAGATTCCCATCAAGTAAAATCATTGCAACAGATTCCGTTTTTGCCCATTCAGTTTTTCAAAAGCCATCCTGTGGTTTCTAATTCAAATCCCATTCAGGCTACTTTTACCAGCAGCGGAACAACCGGAATGATTACCAGCAAACACTTAGTGACTGACGTTTCTATCTACGAAGAAAGTTACCGCAAAGGATTTTCTCAGTTTTATGGTAACATAGAAAATTACGTTGTTTTGGCTCTATTGCCATCTTATCTGGAAAGAGAAGGTTCTTCATTGATTTACATGGTGGAAGATTTAATTCAACTGTCAAATCATCCCGAGAGTGGTTTTTATCTACACAATCATGATGAACTGATTGCTAAACTCATGGCTTTAGACCAAGCCGGACAAAATGTGATTTTGATTGGCGTTACCTACGCTTTATTAGATTTGATTGAGAAACATACCTTTCAATTGCAAAATACCATTATCATGGAAACTGGCGGAATGAAAGGCAAGCGCAAAGAAATGATTCGGGAAGAACTGCACGAACAATTATGCAAAGGTTTTGGAGTTTCGGCGATTCATTCTGAATATGGAATGACCGAATTGTTATCGCAAGCCTATTCTCTTGGTGACGGCGTATTTGAATGCCCTTCTTGGATGCAAATCCTCGTTCGTGACACCGAAGACGCTTTGACCTACATTCAAGATGGAAAAACGGGCGGAATCAACGTAATCGATCTGGCTAATATTAATTCTTGTTCGTTTATTGCCACGCAGGATTTGGGCAAAAAAAATCCCAACAACTCTTTCGAGGTATTGGGACGTTTTGATAATTCCGATATTCGAGGGTGTAATTTGATGGTGATTTAA
- a CDS encoding T9SS type A sorting domain-containing protein, whose product MKKNYFYIITLLVFIFSTSLSAQENKQQPKTQETASIEGLSLYPNPVNNGKVYISSKNDGDKEIIIFDILGKKVLQTMLSSRELSIAYLNPGVYIIKINEDNATATRKLIVR is encoded by the coding sequence ATGAAAAAAAACTACTTTTATATTATTACTTTATTGGTTTTTATATTCTCAACAAGCCTCTCAGCTCAAGAGAACAAGCAACAGCCAAAGACACAAGAAACTGCTTCTATAGAAGGCTTGAGCTTGTACCCGAACCCCGTTAATAACGGCAAAGTTTACATTTCTTCAAAAAATGACGGAGACAAAGAAATAATCATTTTTGATATTTTAGGAAAAAAAGTACTCCAAACGATGCTTAGCTCAAGAGAATTAAGCATAGCTTATCTTAATCCCGGTGTTTACATCATCAAGATTAATGAAGATAACGCAACCGCTACCCGAAAGTTAATCGTAAGATAA